The following are from one region of the Paenibacillus sabinae T27 genome:
- the cobA gene encoding uroporphyrinogen-III C-methyltransferase — translation MTGKVYLVGAGPGDAKLITIKGMECIKKADVLVYDRLASPRLLKWMPPGGEKIYVGKLPDRHTMKQEEINQLLVDLALQGKTVVRLKGGDPTIFGRVGEEAELLRKNGISYEIVPGITSAISVPAYAGIPVTHRDYASSLSIITGHESPDKLDRSIHWDKVTNATGTLVFLMGVAKIGYISDNLIKHGRPPETPVALVRWGTRAEQETLTGTLADIEEKVKAANFGSPAVIVVGDVVKQREELKWAEELPLFGKRILVTRARSQASELVERIEDLGGEPYEFPVIETVMPQSEEKREAIASALSKLPEYDWVFFTSVNGVEFFFRHLAELKADIRGLSGARIAAIGPATAAALADRGIIAEELPARFHAEGLIEAHGDELLPGQKVLLPRGDLARNWLPQKLEELGLSVTEIDTYETVATGEDDIELLKLLEEGRIHAVTFTSSSTVKNLLEVLKRMGLEDPLPLLEKVKIACIGPLTEQTAVEAGLEPGLLAEEATIDSLVRELCRWNEQTR, via the coding sequence TTGACGGGCAAAGTGTATTTGGTGGGCGCGGGTCCAGGGGATGCCAAGCTCATCACGATTAAGGGCATGGAGTGTATCAAGAAGGCGGATGTGCTGGTCTATGACCGGCTGGCCAGTCCCCGGCTGCTGAAATGGATGCCTCCCGGCGGAGAGAAGATCTATGTGGGCAAGCTTCCGGACCGGCATACGATGAAGCAGGAGGAAATCAATCAGCTGCTCGTCGATCTGGCGCTTCAGGGCAAGACGGTGGTGAGATTAAAGGGCGGCGATCCGACGATTTTTGGCCGGGTGGGCGAGGAAGCGGAGCTTCTGCGCAAAAACGGCATTTCTTACGAAATTGTTCCGGGAATCACCTCGGCGATCAGCGTGCCTGCTTATGCCGGCATTCCGGTTACTCACCGCGACTATGCATCCTCTTTGTCAATTATTACCGGGCACGAAAGCCCAGACAAGCTGGACCGTTCGATTCATTGGGATAAAGTGACGAATGCCACGGGAACACTCGTGTTTCTGATGGGGGTTGCCAAAATCGGCTATATCAGCGATAACCTGATCAAGCACGGGCGTCCGCCGGAAACGCCAGTGGCGCTGGTCCGCTGGGGAACGCGCGCGGAGCAGGAGACGCTGACCGGCACACTCGCCGACATTGAAGAGAAGGTGAAAGCGGCGAATTTCGGATCACCGGCCGTTATCGTCGTCGGTGATGTGGTGAAGCAGCGGGAGGAGCTGAAATGGGCCGAGGAACTTCCGCTGTTCGGCAAGCGGATTCTTGTCACCCGGGCGCGCAGCCAGGCGAGCGAGCTGGTGGAGCGGATTGAGGACCTAGGCGGAGAACCTTATGAATTCCCGGTGATCGAAACGGTCATGCCGCAGAGCGAAGAGAAGCGGGAGGCTATCGCTTCGGCGCTGTCGAAGCTGCCGGAATATGATTGGGTGTTCTTTACGAGCGTCAATGGTGTGGAGTTCTTCTTCCGCCATCTGGCGGAGCTGAAAGCGGACATTCGCGGCTTGTCCGGCGCCCGCATCGCCGCCATCGGACCGGCAACCGCAGCGGCGCTTGCCGATCGGGGCATAATTGCCGAGGAGCTGCCGGCCCGCTTCCACGCGGAGGGGCTGATTGAGGCACACGGCGATGAGCTGCTTCCCGGTCAAAAGGTACTGCTGCCGCGCGGCGATCTCGCCCGGAACTGGCTGCCGCAGAAGCTGGAGGAGCTCGGCCTTTCGGTGACGGAGATCGACACGTATGAGACGGTCGCTACCGGCGAGGATGACATCGAGTTATTGAAGCTGCTGGAGGAAGGGCGGATCCATGCCGTTACCTTCACCAGCTCCTCGACGGTGAAGAATCTTCTCGAAGTATTGAAGCGGATGGGGCTGGAAGATCCGCTGCCGCTGCTTGAGAAGGTGAAGATTGCGTGCATCGGTCCGCTCACCGAACAGACGGCCGTGGAAGCGGGACTGGAGCCCGGACTGCTGGCGGAGGAAGCGACAATCGACTCGCTCGTTCGCGAGCTGTGCCGCTGGAATGAACAGACGCGCTGA
- the hemC gene encoding hydroxymethylbilane synthase, translated as MRTIIVGSRQSALALTQTGQVIEDLKRLCAEHGFSFDFEVKKIVTKGDRILDVTLSKVGGKGLFVKEIEQAMLDREIDMAVHSMKDMPSELPSGLMNAAVPRRVDPRDCLISREGAGLADLPAGARVGTSSLRRSSQLAALRPDLVIEPVRGNIDSRLRKLESGEYDAILLAAAGLTRMGWQDRVTAYLPPEECLPAVGQGALGIECREDDTELRKLLSLYNDEETALTVAAERRFLGVLNGGCQVPIGAFATLEKSVETGAPAEGRSLTLTGMVGTPDGAVILKETCTGTDPVLLGEEVAKALTVRGAEKILSQLRG; from the coding sequence ATGCGAACGATTATCGTGGGCAGCAGACAAAGCGCGCTGGCATTGACGCAGACCGGTCAGGTGATTGAAGATTTGAAGCGGCTGTGCGCGGAGCACGGCTTCTCTTTTGATTTCGAGGTGAAAAAAATCGTCACCAAAGGCGACCGTATTCTTGATGTGACCCTCTCCAAGGTGGGCGGCAAGGGGCTGTTCGTCAAGGAGATTGAACAGGCGATGCTGGACCGGGAGATCGACATGGCCGTGCACAGCATGAAGGATATGCCCTCCGAGCTGCCGTCTGGACTTATGAACGCCGCGGTTCCCCGGCGCGTCGATCCAAGAGACTGCCTGATTTCGCGCGAAGGGGCCGGGCTCGCGGACCTTCCTGCGGGAGCGCGGGTTGGCACAAGCAGTCTGCGGCGTTCCAGCCAGCTTGCGGCGCTGCGGCCCGATCTGGTCATTGAGCCGGTGCGCGGCAACATCGACTCCAGACTGCGGAAGCTGGAGAGCGGCGAATATGACGCGATCCTGCTGGCGGCGGCGGGCCTGACCCGGATGGGCTGGCAGGACCGCGTGACGGCCTATCTGCCGCCGGAGGAGTGTCTCCCCGCGGTAGGGCAGGGGGCGCTTGGGATTGAATGCCGCGAAGATGATACCGAGCTGCGGAAGCTGCTTTCATTGTATAATGATGAAGAGACTGCACTCACGGTTGCCGCAGAGCGGCGCTTTCTCGGCGTGCTGAATGGCGGCTGTCAGGTGCCGATTGGCGCTTTTGCTACACTTGAGAAGAGTGTTGAGACCGGCGCTCCGGCTGAAGGCCGGAGCCTTACGCTTACCGGCATGGTCGGCACGCCGGACGGAGCCGTCATATTGAAGGAGACATGTACCGGGACCGACCCGGTGCTGCTGGGCGAAGAAGTGGCGAAAGCGTTGACCGTGAGGGGTGCGGAGAAGATTTTGTCACAGCTAAGGGGTTGA